The following are encoded in a window of Bradyrhizobium guangdongense genomic DNA:
- a CDS encoding ABC transporter permease, whose translation MLNFIVRRLLAILPVLLAVSLLTFLIASLLPGDLAMVILGDQATPENVAALRHDMGLDQPLWWRYLSWLGHVLQGDLGRSFRTGQTVLQAVSERIPVSLELMLMAEFVGLLIGVPIAIACAARAGGAFDRFMTGSAFAMLSMPSFLVAILLIYLFAVELHWLPATGYVPFTEEPLANLRFFVLPALTLALAEWPGIMRVLRSDMIATLQEDYIALAKAKGLKPSRILFVHALKPSSLTLVTVTGINIGRLLGGTLIVESIFALPGIGRLLVGAIYTRDLVILQGVVLLVACGFVLVNFIVDMLYAVLDPRIRHGHA comes from the coding sequence ATGCTGAACTTCATCGTGCGGCGGCTGCTGGCGATCCTGCCGGTGCTGCTCGCCGTCTCGCTGCTCACCTTCCTGATCGCCTCGCTGCTGCCGGGTGATCTTGCCATGGTCATCCTCGGCGATCAGGCGACGCCGGAGAACGTCGCGGCGCTCCGCCATGACATGGGGCTCGACCAGCCGCTATGGTGGCGTTACCTGAGCTGGCTCGGGCACGTCCTCCAAGGCGACCTCGGCCGCTCGTTCCGCACCGGGCAGACGGTGCTGCAGGCGGTCTCCGAGCGCATTCCGGTCTCGCTCGAATTGATGCTGATGGCGGAGTTCGTCGGGCTCCTGATCGGCGTGCCGATCGCGATCGCCTGCGCCGCGCGCGCCGGCGGCGCATTCGATCGCTTCATGACCGGCAGCGCCTTTGCGATGCTGTCGATGCCGTCCTTCCTGGTGGCGATCCTCCTGATCTATCTGTTCGCGGTCGAGCTGCACTGGTTGCCGGCGACCGGCTATGTCCCGTTCACCGAAGAGCCGCTCGCGAACTTGCGCTTCTTCGTGCTCCCGGCGCTGACGCTGGCGCTGGCGGAATGGCCTGGAATCATGCGCGTGCTGCGCTCCGACATGATCGCGACCTTGCAGGAGGACTATATCGCGCTCGCGAAGGCCAAGGGCCTGAAGCCATCGCGCATCCTGTTCGTCCATGCGCTCAAGCCGTCGTCGCTGACGCTGGTGACGGTGACGGGCATCAACATCGGTCGCCTGCTCGGCGGCACCTTGATCGTGGAATCGATCTTCGCGCTGCCCGGCATCGGCCGGCTGCTGGTCGGGGCGATCTATACCCGTGACCTCGTCATCCTCCAGGGTGTGGTGCTGCTCGTCGCCTGCGGCTTCGTGCTCGTGAACTTCATCGTCGACATGCTCTATGCCGTGCTCGATCCGAGGATCCGTCATGGCCACGCTTGA
- a CDS encoding patatin-like phospholipase family protein: MNGTQDNAKSKDLPGQVVLVLQGGGALGSYQAGVYQALHEAGIEPDWIIGTSIGAINASLIAGNEPGQRLARLKEFWKRMEQNPVWNLRSAFPGFNDKLAYWSTVTNGIPGFFRPNPLAHAGDSYPLGTDHAGFYSTAPLEKTLRELVDFSLVNRCAPRLTVGAAHVRSSQMRYFDSRDGELTVKHIMASGALPPAFPAVRIDGELYWDGGILSNTPTEAVFDDNPRKDSLIFAVHLWNPVGTEPTTMAEVLNRHKDVQYSSRIASQIVRQQQAHRLRHVINQLAGRLSESERADPAVRELTSYGCPTRMHVVRLLAPQLDRESHTKDIDFSPSGIMQRWDAGYAHTRSVLARAPWVGEFDPLSGVVLHEHLDDMPMAAE; this comes from the coding sequence ATGAACGGCACACAGGACAACGCAAAGAGCAAGGACCTGCCGGGCCAGGTCGTGCTGGTCCTCCAGGGCGGCGGCGCCCTCGGCTCCTACCAGGCTGGCGTGTACCAGGCCCTGCACGAGGCCGGCATCGAGCCGGACTGGATCATCGGCACCTCGATCGGCGCGATCAATGCAAGCCTCATTGCAGGCAACGAGCCGGGACAGCGGCTGGCGCGGCTGAAAGAATTCTGGAAGCGGATGGAGCAGAACCCGGTCTGGAATCTGCGCAGCGCGTTTCCCGGCTTCAATGACAAGCTGGCTTATTGGTCGACCGTCACCAACGGCATTCCCGGCTTCTTCCGCCCCAATCCGCTGGCGCATGCCGGCGATTCCTACCCGCTGGGAACCGATCACGCGGGCTTCTATTCGACCGCGCCGCTGGAGAAGACGCTCCGCGAGCTCGTCGATTTCAGCCTGGTCAATCGCTGCGCGCCGCGGTTGACGGTCGGCGCGGCGCATGTCCGTAGCAGCCAGATGCGCTATTTCGACAGCCGCGACGGCGAGCTGACGGTGAAGCACATCATGGCATCGGGCGCGCTTCCGCCGGCATTCCCCGCGGTGCGGATCGATGGCGAGCTCTATTGGGACGGCGGCATCCTGTCGAACACGCCGACCGAGGCGGTCTTTGACGACAACCCGCGCAAGGATTCGCTGATCTTCGCGGTGCATCTGTGGAATCCCGTCGGCACCGAGCCGACCACGATGGCGGAGGTGCTGAACCGTCACAAGGACGTGCAGTACTCCAGCCGCATCGCGAGCCAGATCGTCCGGCAGCAGCAGGCCCATCGTCTGCGCCACGTCATCAACCAGCTCGCCGGGCGTCTGTCCGAAAGCGAGCGCGCCGATCCCGCCGTGAGGGAATTGACCAGCTATGGCTGTCCGACCCGGATGCATGTGGTGCGGCTGCTCGCCCCTCAGCTCGATCGCGAAAGCCACACCAAGGACATCGACTTCAGCCCGTCCGGGATCATGCAGCGTTGGGACGCGGGCTATGCACATACCCGCTCGGTGCTGGCGCGCGCGCCGTGGGTCGGCGAATTCGATCCGCTGTCGGGCGTGGTGCTGCACGAGCATCTGGACGACATGCCGATGGCCGCGGAATAG
- the glgA gene encoding glycogen synthase GlgA: MRVLFVTTEMDDFVRVGGLGAVSAALPRALRPFADIRIMLPGYRDIIEQLTHIQIVGRCPAFAEMPACSLGRAATKDGMPVYVLLCSQLYDRPGNPYGDESGRDWPDNDIRFARFASAAAELAMGMLDKNWAADLIHANDWQASLVPAYLAWRGAKLPSILTIHNLAYQGLFPKESLRRIGVPESSFHIDGVEFYDQLSFLKAGLVYASHLTTVSGTYAREITTEEFGCGLEGLLRVRSEASELTGILNGIDESWDPRYCAQLAQQFGAGDWVGKKANADYVRKQFGLAVSRGPMFAIVARLVHQKGIDLVLSAADEIVDAGGQIVVTGSGEPALEQALIDAHRRRPDAIGVTIGFNDAQARRIFAGSDFTLMPSRFEPCGLSQMYAQRFGSLPIGHQTGGLAETISDGETGFLFSRPSHESFLGGVRRAFEAFMAHDQLDTMRRSAMGRSFSWSISAGSYSKLYRKLAAA, translated from the coding sequence TTGAGGGTCTTGTTCGTCACGACAGAGATGGACGACTTCGTCCGCGTCGGTGGACTCGGCGCCGTGTCCGCGGCCTTGCCTCGTGCGCTCCGTCCCTTCGCCGATATCCGGATCATGCTGCCCGGCTATCGCGACATCATCGAGCAACTCACGCATATTCAGATCGTTGGCCGCTGCCCGGCATTCGCGGAAATGCCGGCCTGCTCGCTGGGCCGGGCCGCGACCAAGGACGGAATGCCTGTTTATGTGCTGTTGTGCTCGCAGCTCTACGACCGGCCCGGCAACCCCTATGGCGACGAGTCCGGGCGCGACTGGCCTGATAACGACATCCGCTTCGCGCGGTTTGCTTCGGCGGCCGCTGAGCTGGCCATGGGCATGCTGGACAAGAATTGGGCAGCAGACCTGATCCATGCCAATGACTGGCAGGCCTCGCTCGTGCCGGCCTATCTCGCCTGGCGCGGCGCCAAGCTGCCGTCGATCCTGACGATCCACAACCTTGCCTATCAGGGTCTCTTCCCGAAGGAGTCGTTGCGGCGGATCGGCGTCCCCGAAAGCTCCTTCCACATCGACGGCGTCGAGTTCTACGACCAGCTCTCCTTCCTGAAGGCGGGGCTGGTCTATGCCTCCCACCTCACCACCGTCAGCGGCACCTATGCGCGCGAGATCACGACCGAGGAATTCGGCTGCGGCCTCGAAGGCCTGCTGCGCGTCCGCTCCGAGGCGTCCGAGCTCACCGGCATCCTCAACGGCATCGACGAGAGCTGGGACCCGCGCTATTGCGCCCAGCTCGCGCAACAATTCGGGGCCGGCGACTGGGTCGGCAAGAAAGCCAATGCGGATTACGTGCGCAAGCAGTTCGGGCTTGCCGTCTCGCGCGGGCCGATGTTTGCGATCGTCGCACGGCTCGTGCATCAGAAGGGCATCGACCTCGTGCTGTCGGCCGCCGACGAGATCGTCGACGCCGGCGGGCAGATCGTGGTCACCGGCTCCGGCGAGCCCGCGCTCGAGCAGGCGCTGATCGACGCGCATCGCCGCCGCCCCGACGCCATCGGCGTCACCATCGGCTTCAACGACGCCCAGGCGCGGCGCATTTTCGCCGGCAGCGATTTCACCTTGATGCCCTCCCGCTTCGAGCCCTGCGGGCTCAGCCAGATGTACGCCCAGCGCTTCGGCTCGCTGCCGATCGGGCACCAGACCGGCGGCCTTGCCGAAACCATCAGCGACGGCGAGACCGGCTTCCTGTTCTCGAGACCGTCGCACGAATCTTTCCTCGGCGGCGTCCGCCGTGCCTTCGAGGCGTTCATGGCCCACGACCAGCTCGACACCATGCGCCGCAGCGCCATGGGCCGGTCATTCTCCTGGAGCATCTCGGCGGGAAGTTACAGCAAGCTGTACCGGAAGCTGGCGGCGGCGTGA
- a CDS encoding oxygenase MpaB family protein produces the protein MRSLQVVSGNELEIALDQVRACAAGPIAGVFGPDTVTWRIDREAVIFLGAGRALLLQLAHPWVAAAIAEHSRTLADPIGRFHRTFDIVFAMVFGSLDRALSSSRQLHRRHSMIVGEMPETVGPFAAGSRYCANDIPSLRWVHATLVETALMAHDLVLPPFSVAERERYWTESRTFGALFGLTADDLPADWSGFAAYMAAMVQSETLTVSPAAREIAAQIFGGARPWLRPPRWYRALTASLLPERLRLGFGLELDARDKKSAQNALRWITRVYPKLPDRLRYVGPYQEAQARLRGEPQPDWMTRCLNRAWIGRPQMDVRGKG, from the coding sequence ATGAGGTCCCTGCAGGTGGTATCCGGGAACGAGCTGGAGATAGCTCTCGATCAGGTCCGCGCTTGCGCGGCGGGACCGATCGCGGGCGTGTTCGGTCCTGACACGGTGACCTGGCGGATCGACCGGGAGGCCGTCATCTTCCTCGGCGCCGGCCGGGCGCTGCTGCTGCAGCTCGCGCATCCCTGGGTCGCGGCCGCGATCGCCGAACATTCCAGGACTCTTGCCGATCCGATCGGGCGCTTCCATCGCACCTTCGACATCGTCTTTGCCATGGTGTTCGGCTCGCTCGACCGGGCGCTGTCGTCATCGCGGCAACTGCACCGGCGCCACAGCATGATCGTCGGCGAGATGCCGGAGACCGTCGGTCCGTTCGCGGCCGGCTCGCGTTACTGTGCCAACGACATCCCGTCGCTGCGCTGGGTTCATGCCACGCTGGTCGAGACCGCGTTGATGGCGCACGATCTGGTTCTGCCGCCGTTCTCGGTGGCGGAGCGCGAGCGCTACTGGACCGAAAGCCGGACGTTCGGCGCGCTGTTCGGACTGACGGCGGATGACCTGCCGGCCGACTGGTCCGGCTTTGCGGCCTACATGGCCGCGATGGTGCAGTCGGAGACGCTCACCGTGAGCCCGGCCGCGCGCGAGATCGCGGCGCAGATTTTCGGTGGCGCACGTCCGTGGCTGCGGCCGCCGCGATGGTACCGCGCGCTCACGGCAAGCCTGCTGCCGGAGCGCCTGCGCTTAGGGTTCGGTCTTGAGCTCGACGCGCGCGACAAGAAATCTGCGCAGAACGCCCTGCGGTGGATCACGCGCGTTTATCCGAAACTGCCCGACCGGCTGCGCTATGTCGGTCCCTACCAGGAAGCGCAGGCGCGCTTGCGCGGCGAGCCGCAGCCGGACTGGATGACCCGCTGCCTCAACCGCGCCTGGATTGGTCGCCCGCAAATGGACGTGCGCGGGAAGGGGTGA
- a CDS encoding ABC transporter substrate-binding protein encodes MTRIAAAARRHAPIFLVAAFAIVPLAGPASAQKAGGSITVGQELDIPGFDPLKVGVYDTSTFTAAAAIFDTLVTLDDKGEAAPKLAESWTHSDDYKTWTFKLRKGVTFHDGTPFNAQAFKDNFDRQKDPANKCRCAFYITNVKEVLAPDEYTVVYHLTDPSVNLPATITIQSQNNVVHSPTAWKTKGDDYNRNPVGTGPYILKSWTAGDRMVLEKNPNYWDKSRPYLDRIVLKPLPDAQSRFASLQSGEADIIWDDENDADNIMKAQKDSKLTVHTYKGSGAQVYAFNTKVAPFDDVRVRQALVMAIDRPKMSQAISNGLSRPASNPYGDGSWVKCKDDGALPYDVEKAKALIKDYGKPVEFRMLVTATPRGRMIGQVLQQFWKRVGANMEIEQVDQATIPSRAFTRQFQLTPWRIVDLADPDPQMYANFHTGSPLALAGFSDPELDRLLDHARVTADVGQRTEDYCAISRLINKEAIWFWTFQNTYYALSSAKLKGFPKIYNSVIDVSDAWLE; translated from the coding sequence ATGACCAGGATTGCTGCTGCGGCGCGCAGGCACGCGCCGATTTTCCTTGTTGCGGCATTTGCGATCGTCCCGCTGGCCGGTCCGGCGTCGGCGCAGAAGGCCGGCGGCAGCATCACCGTCGGCCAGGAGCTGGACATTCCGGGCTTCGATCCGCTCAAGGTCGGCGTCTACGATACCTCCACCTTCACCGCGGCGGCCGCGATCTTCGACACGCTCGTCACGCTCGATGACAAGGGCGAGGCGGCGCCGAAGCTCGCGGAGTCCTGGACCCATTCCGACGATTACAAGACCTGGACCTTCAAGCTGCGCAAGGGCGTGACATTCCATGACGGCACGCCGTTCAATGCGCAGGCCTTCAAGGACAATTTCGACCGGCAGAAGGACCCGGCCAACAAGTGCCGTTGCGCCTTCTACATCACCAACGTCAAGGAGGTGCTGGCGCCCGACGAATACACCGTGGTCTATCATCTCACCGACCCCTCGGTGAACCTGCCGGCGACGATCACCATCCAGAGCCAAAACAACGTCGTACACTCTCCGACGGCGTGGAAGACCAAGGGCGACGACTACAACCGCAACCCGGTCGGCACCGGTCCCTATATCCTGAAATCATGGACCGCCGGCGACCGCATGGTGCTGGAGAAGAATCCCAATTATTGGGACAAGAGCCGTCCGTACCTCGACCGCATCGTTCTGAAGCCGCTGCCCGATGCGCAGTCACGCTTCGCCTCGCTGCAATCGGGCGAGGCCGACATTATCTGGGACGACGAAAACGACGCCGACAACATCATGAAGGCGCAGAAGGACTCTAAGCTCACCGTACACACCTACAAGGGCTCGGGTGCGCAGGTCTACGCCTTCAACACCAAGGTGGCGCCGTTCGACGACGTCCGCGTGCGCCAGGCGCTGGTGATGGCGATCGACCGGCCCAAAATGTCGCAGGCAATCAGCAACGGCCTGAGCCGGCCCGCGAGCAATCCTTACGGCGATGGGTCCTGGGTCAAGTGCAAGGACGATGGCGCGCTGCCTTACGATGTCGAGAAGGCCAAGGCGCTGATCAAGGACTACGGCAAGCCGGTCGAGTTCAGGATGCTGGTCACCGCGACGCCCCGCGGCCGCATGATCGGCCAGGTGCTGCAGCAATTCTGGAAGCGCGTCGGCGCCAACATGGAGATCGAGCAGGTCGATCAGGCGACCATTCCCTCGCGCGCTTTCACGCGCCAATTCCAGCTGACGCCGTGGCGTATCGTCGATCTCGCCGATCCCGATCCGCAGATGTACGCGAACTTCCATACCGGCAGCCCGCTCGCGCTCGCCGGCTTCTCCGATCCGGAGCTCGACCGGCTGCTCGACCATGCGCGCGTCACCGCCGATGTCGGCCAGCGCACCGAGGATTATTGCGCCATCAGCCGGCTCATCAACAAGGAAGCGATCTGGTTCTGGACGTTCCAGAACACCTATTACGCGCTGTCGAGCGCGAAGCTGAAAGGCTTTCCGAAAATCTACAACAGCGTGATCGACGTCTCCGACGCCTGGCTGGAATGA